From the genome of Vitis riparia cultivar Riparia Gloire de Montpellier isolate 1030 chromosome 2, EGFV_Vit.rip_1.0, whole genome shotgun sequence, one region includes:
- the LOC117904189 gene encoding protein SPIRAL1-like 5, producing MSRGGSYGGGQSSLGYLFGSDEQPSEPPVSPTIQLPPYGIDTIPEKPPNRPPPAEKQSSSNNYQRTQGQNTGNFITDRPSTKVRSVPGGDSSLGYLFGDK from the exons ATGAGTCGGGGAGGTAGCTATGGCGGTGGGCAGAGTTCATTGGGATACCTTTTCGGGTCCGATGAGCAGCCAAGCGAGCCCCCAGTTTCACCAACGATTCAACTGCCACCTTATGGTATAGATACCATTCCAGAGAAGCCTCCAAACCGGCCTCCACCAGCCGAGAAACAAAGCAGCTCCAACAACTATCAGAGAACTCAAGGCCAGAATACAGGAAACTTCATTACA GATCGCCCTTCGACAAAAGTTAGATCAGTTCCTGGTGGAGATTCATCTCTTGGGTACTTGTTTGGAGATAAGTGA